From Rutidosis leptorrhynchoides isolate AG116_Rl617_1_P2 chromosome 3, CSIRO_AGI_Rlap_v1, whole genome shotgun sequence, a single genomic window includes:
- the LOC139896500 gene encoding F-box protein At5g07610-like: protein MPSDDSSPTPSLAANKVGSIEHLVTEILLRSPVRSLILFKSVPKHWYSLITNNPCFINPNKPPDPPSSLFVRTLSGYVFVPFNIHNPVKFPTLNHIYPWEDIRFKHSCNGLVLCGNRKLLDDDKLVTDETYVYNPTINQIIRLPVPGIRKHVFGMSIAFDPLKSPHYKVIYVFDDYDYVSKTSKYQIDMYSSQTRACKLSYNLTVTRHHNIMFTTGVYWNNSIHWVDMVGYIVYFDLDRELTYEIKAPFARSGLDYKDYLCYIFESRDRLLLVEIDRSLITKFKIYELKRDYSD, encoded by the coding sequence ATGCCTAGCGATGATTCTTCTCCTACTCCTTCGTTGGCTGCGAACAAAGTAGGTTCCATCGAACACCTTGTGACTGAAATCCTGTTAAGATCACCGGTAAGATCCTTGATTCTGTTTAAGTCTGTTCCCAAACATTGGTACTCCCTAATTACAAACAACCCTTGTTTCATAAACCCTAATAAGCCGCCAGATCCTCCTTCCAGTTTGTTTGTCCGAACTTTGTCTGGGTATGTATTTGTTCCATTCAACATCCATAATCCGGTTAAATTCCCAACCCTCAATCACATTTATCCATGGGAGGATATACGATTTAAACATTCTTGTAATGGTCTCGTTCTTTGTGGTAACCGAAAACTATTAGATGATGATAAACTAGTCACTGATGAGACTTACGTATATAATCCTACCATTAACCAAATAATTAGGCTTCCCGTCCCTGGTATTAGAAAACATGTATTTGGTATGAGCATAGCTTTTGATCCTTTGAAATCACCTCATtacaaagttatatatgtttttgaCGATTATGATTACGTATCAAAGACCTCTAAGTATCAGATAGATATGTATTCCTCACAAACTCGCGCTTGTAAGCTTTCATATAATCTTACCGTGACTAGACACCATAATATAATGTTTACTACCGGTGTTTATTGGAACAACAGCATTCATTGGGTTGACATGGTTGGATATATTGTGTATTTTGATTTGGATCGAGAGTTGACTTACGAAATAAAAGCCCCTTTTGCTCGCTCTGGCTTGGATTACAAGGACTATTTATGTTATATATTTGAGTCTCGGGATCGGTTGCTTCTTGTTGAAATTGATCGTTCTCTCATTACCAAGTTCAAAATATATGAACTAAAAAGAGATTATTCAGATTGA
- the LOC139896497 gene encoding protein C2-DOMAIN ABA-RELATED 4-like — protein sequence MDRLLGLLSIHVQKGVNLAARDIRSSDPYIIFRIGEQTLKTGVIKKNINPVWDEVVTIAVFEPLPIKMEVYDKDTFSRDDEMGDAEFDIKPFIEALKMQFNDLPDETIISTVKPTRTNCLSEESNITWSKGKVIQNMVLRLRNVVSGEIEIQLEWINVPGSKGL from the exons ATGGATCGCTTGTTAGGTCTATTGAGCATTCATGTGCAAAAAGGCGTCAACCTCGCCGCTAGGGATATTCGAAGTAGTGATCCATACATCATTTTTCGAATAGGGGAACAG ACACTCAAGACTGGAGTAATAAAGAAGAACATCAATCCTGTATGGGATGAAGTTGTTACCATTGCTGTTTTCGAACCTCTTCCAATAAAAATG GAAGTCTACGATAAGGACACGTTCTCAAGAGATGATGAAATGGGTGATGCTGAGTTCGACATTAAACCTTTTATAGAAGCACTGAAAATGCAGTTCAATGATCTTCCAGATGAAACGATCATTTCGACTGTAAAACCAACACGAACAAATTGTTTATCGGAAGAGAGCAACATAACATGGTCGAAAGGAAAAGTTATCCAAAATATGGTCCTTCGACTACGAAATGTAGTATCTGGTGAAATTGAGATTCAACTAGAATGGATTAATGTTCCTGGTTCTAAAGGTCTTTGA
- the LOC139896498 gene encoding polcalcin Syr v 3-like has product MADEDLQANLERIFKKFDINGDGKISSSELGEALKLLGSVSPDEVQRMMAEIDTDGDGFISYKEYMDFCNANKGLMKDVAKLV; this is encoded by the coding sequence ATGGCAGATGAAGATCTGCAGGCTAACCTTGAGCGAATTTTCAAGAAATTTGATATCAATGGAGATGGAAAGATCTCTTCTTCAGAACTTGGAGAAGCTTTGAAGCTGCTTGGTTCTGTATCACCTGACGAAGTGCAACGTATGATGGCAGAAATTGATACCGATGGTGATGGATTTATTTCGTATAAAGAGTACATGGATTTTTGTAATGCTAACAAGGGACTGATGAAGGATGTTGCTAAGCTTGTATGA
- the LOC139896495 gene encoding synaptotagmin-3-like: MSMNQDHLLGKLIVHIHKGVDLAIRDLRSSDPYVIIRMGEKKLKTKVVKRNLNPVWDEYLTLPVVNPLLVKLEVYDWDLLSADDKMGDAEFDFTPFSEAVKAHKNDDHLPNNTIISTVKPTRTNCLAEESDIIWTDGRIVQNMVLRLRNVERGELEIKLSWNGVRDSSDPGLLSVYIHKGVDLAIRDLRSSDPYVIIRMGEHTLKSKVVKKNLNPVWDEDFTLTIGDPLPIKLEVYDRDLLSADDKMGDAEFDITPFLEAVKAHKNDDHLPNNTIITTVKPTRTNCLAEESDITWTDGRIVQNMVLRLRNVERGELEIKLSWISAPGSRQM; the protein is encoded by the exons ATGTCGATGAATCAGGATCACTTGTTGGGTAAACTGATAGTTCATATTCATAAAGGTGTTGACCTTGCTATTCGAGATCTACGTAGTAGCGATCCTTACGTCATCATTCGAATGGGGGAAAAG AAATTGAAGACTAAAGTAGTAAAGAGAAACTTAAATCCTGTGTGGGACGAATATTTGACTCTCCCGGTTGTTAATCCACTCCTAGTTAAactt GAAGTGTACGATTGGGATTTGTTATCGGCAGATGATAAAATGGGTGATGCAGAATTTGACTTCACGCCGTTTTCAGAAGCAGTAAAAGCGCATAAGAATGATGATCATCTTCCAAACAATACAATAATCTCAACTGTCAAACCGACGAGAACCAACTGCCTTGCAGAGGAAAGCGACATAATATGGACAGATGGACGAATTGTACAAAACATGGTTCTTAGATTACGAAACGTAGAACGTGGTGAACTTGAAATTAAGTTAAGTTGGAACGGTGTTCGTGACTCTAGCGATCCGGGTTTACTCAGTGTTTATATACATAAAGGTGTTGACCTTGCTATTCGAGATCTACGTAGCAGTGATCCTTACGTCATCATCCGTATGGGCGAACAT ACATTGAAGAGTAAAGTGGTGAAGAAAAACTTAAATCCTGTGTGGGATGAAGATTTTACTCTAACAATTGGAGACCCACTCCCAATTAAACTC GAAGTGTACGATAGAGATTTGTTATCGGCAGATGATAAAATGGGGGATGCAGAATTTGACATCACGCCATTTTTAGAAGCAGTAAAGGCGCATAAGAATGATGATCATCTTCCAAACAATACAATAATCACAACCGTTAAACCAACAAGAACCAACTGCCTTGCAGAGGAAAGCGACATAACATGGACAGATGGACGAATTGTACAAAACATGGTTCTTAGATTACGAAACGTAGAACGTGGTGAACTTGAAATTAAGTTAAGTTGGATCAGTGCTCCCGGTTCTAGACAAATGTAG
- the LOC139896499 gene encoding probable fructokinase-6, chloroplastic — translation MALVLQSSALSFTSISPTFRASSWSTRSSTSFDSRSCTTVKPSRLSFTPSIHSSSRLSRPGKVQAVKETTETDESSLVVCFGEMLIDFVPTINGLALAEAPAFKKAPGGAPANVAVGIARLGGSSAFIGKVGQDEFGYMLADILKENNVNSEGMRFDPGARTALAFVTLKKNGEREFMFYRNPSADMLLEESELDLDLIKKAKIFHYGSISLITEPCKSAHIAATKVAKDAGVLLSYDPNLRLPLWPSAESAREGILSIWDTADIIKISEEEIVFLTNGEDPYDDNVVRNLYHSNLKLLLVTEGPDGCRYYTKEFSGRVKGLKVEPVDTTGAGDAFVAGVLSKIAADVSILKDEKRLREALSFANACGAITVTERGAIPALPTTEAVMNVLLKTVA, via the exons ATGGCTTTAGTACTTCAGTCATCTGCTCTCTCTTTTACTTCAATTTCTCCAACCTTTCGTGCATCTTCTTGGTCCACTCGATCCTCAACTTCATTTGATTCCAGATCCTGTACTACAGTTAAACCTTCTCGCTTATCGTTTACGCCATCGATTCATTCGTCATCACGGTTATCACGCCCAG GAAAAGTACAAGCGGTTAAGGAAACAACTGAAACTGATGAATCGTCACTTGTGGTATGCTTTGGCGAAATGCTGATAGATTTTGTTCCTACAATTAACGGGCTTGCGTTAGCTGAAGCCCCTGCGTTTAAAAAAGCACCTGGTGGTGCACCTGCAAATGTTGCTGTAGGTATTGCTCGTCTCGGTGGTTCGTCTGCTTTCATCGGGAAG GTTGGACAAGATGAGTTTGGTTACATGCTTGCTGATATATTAAAAGAAAATAATGTTAATAGTGAAGGTATGCGGTTTGATCCTGGTGCTCGTACTGCATTAGCTTTTGTAACACTGAAAAAGAATGGTGAACGTGAATTCATGTTTTATCGTAATCCTAGTGCTGATATGCTTTTAGAGGAATCTGAACTTGATCTTGATTTAATAAAAAAG GCAAAAATATTTCATTATGGTTCTATAAGTTTGATTACAGAACCATGTAAATCGGCTCATATTGCAGCTACAAAAGTTGCAAAGGATGCTGGTGTTCTTTTGTCTTATGACCCCAATTTGAGGCTTCCTTTATGGCCATCGGCTGAGAGTGCTAGAGAAGGAATCCTGAGTATATGGGATACCGCGGACATTATTAAG ATAAGTGAAGAGGAGATTGTTTTCTTGACTAACGGAGAAGATCCATATGACGATAATGTTGTCCGTAATTTGTACCATTCAAATCTTAAATTGCTACTTGTGACTGAAGGACCAGATGGCTGCAGATATTACACCAAG gAGTTTAGTGGAAGAGTTAAAGGTTTGAAGGTGGAACCTGTGGACACAACAGGTGCTGGAGATGCATTTGTTGCCGGAGTATTATCAAAAATTGCTGCAGATGTCTCAATACTGAAG GATGAAAAGCGGCTACGAGAAGCCCTTAGTTTTGCAAATGCTTGTGGTGCAATTACTGTGACCGAAAGAGGTGCAATTCCAGCGTTACCTACTACAGAAGCTGTCATGAATGTTCTGTTGAAGACTGTTGCATAA